The window GCGCGATCCCGGTGGTCAGCGTCTGCGGCGAAGTCTCCTTGCCGCGCACGATCTCCAGCAGCTTCATGATGTTCGCCGGGGCGAAGAAGTGCAGGCCTAGCACTTTGTCCGGGCGCTTCGTCGCCGAGGCGATCTCGTCGATGTCGAGCGTCGAGGTGTTCGAAGCGAGGATGCATTCGGGCTTCGTCGCCGCGTCGAGCTTGGCGAAGACCTCCTTCTTCACCGGCATCGACTCGAAGACGGCTTCGACGACCAGGTCGACGTCGCTCAGCTCTTCGTAGTCCGTCTCCCACGAGATCGAGTTGGCCTTCGCCCACGCGTCCTCTTGCGTGAAGCGGCCTTTGCCGACGTTGTAGGTGAACGTCCCGAAGACCGTCTCGCGCGACTTCTCGACCGCGGCGTCGTTGGTCTCGATGATCGTCACCGGAATCCCGGCCTCGGCGAAGACGATCGCGATCCCGGTCCCCATCGTCCCGGCGCCGATCACGGCGGCCTGCTTGATGTCGAGCGGCTCGGTCTTCGGCAGCCCGGGGACTTTCGAAAGCTCGCGCTCGGCGAAGAAGACGTGGCGCAGCGCCGCCGACGGCTTCGACTGCACCAGCTCCAGGAACAGGCGCAGCTCGCGCGCCCAGCCGCGCTCGAACGGCAGCTCGATCGCGGCCTGCACCGCGTCGATCAGCTTGTGCGCGGCGTAGCCGCCGTTCTCTTCGGGCGGCACCATCATGTGCGCTTGCGCGACGACGAACGGCGTCGCGAACAGGCCCAGGTTCGCCACGCCGAGCTCCGCCTTCATCTGCGAGATGCGGCGCTTCGGCTTGCCGGCGTACTTCTTCGCCGCCGCGAGCACATCGCCGTCGACGACCTCGTCGAGAATTTTCTTGGCCACCGCGTCGGGCGCTTTGACCATCTCGCCCTTGAGCATCATCTGCAGCGCGTCGTTCGCGCCGATCAGGCGCGGCAGCCGCTGCGTCCCGCCGGCGCCCGGCAGCAACCCCAGCTTGATTTCGGGCAATCCCACGCGCGACTTGGCGCTCGCGACGCGGTAGTCGCACGCGAGCGACAGCTCGAAGCCGCCGCCGAGCGCGTTCCCGTCGATCGCCGCGACGAACGTCTTGTCGCTGCGCTCGATCGTCTCGATGACGTCGCGGACGGTCTTCTGCCCGTCCGGCGGGGTCGAGAAGTCGTTCACGTCGGCGCCGCCGCTGAACATGCCGTTCGCGCCGGTGAAGATCACCGTGGTCACGGCCGGGTCGTTCACCGCCGCGTCGAGCAGCGGGACCAGCTCGCCGCACAGCGCGTAGCCGAGCGCGTTGACGGGCGGGTTGTCGAGCGTGACGAGGCGGATGCCGTCGCCGGCG is drawn from Candidatus Eremiobacterota bacterium and contains these coding sequences:
- a CDS encoding enoyl-CoA hydratase/isomerase family protein translates to MTTTTNDTHRVRIADAGDGIRLVTLDNPPVNALGYALCGELVPLLDAAVNDPAVTTVIFTGANGMFSGGADVNDFSTPPDGQKTVRDVIETIERSDKTFVAAIDGNALGGGFELSLACDYRVASAKSRVGLPEIKLGLLPGAGGTQRLPRLIGANDALQMMLKGEMVKAPDAVAKKILDEVVDGDVLAAAKKYAGKPKRRISQMKAELGVANLGLFATPFVVAQAHMMVPPEENGGYAAHKLIDAVQAAIELPFERGWARELRLFLELVQSKPSAALRHVFFAERELSKVPGLPKTEPLDIKQAAVIGAGTMGTGIAIVFAEAGIPVTIIETNDAAVEKSRETVFGTFTYNVGKGRFTQEDAWAKANSISWETDYEELSDVDLVVEAVFESMPVKKEVFAKLDAATKPECILASNTSTLDIDEIASATKRPDKVLGLHFFAPANIMKLLEIVRGKETSPQTLTTGIALGKKLRKVAVVSGNAFGFIGNRMLFEYEAQAVQLAEEGVSPARIDDVIKNKFGFAMGPFAVADLSGLDVYHFISQSQQGQALGRIPIIAKLVEQGRLGQKSGKGFFKYDKAVGKGRQPIPDPEVEQLIAQLATEAGIPQNPQVSDEEIIARCTRALAESGAELVRSGIALRPGDVDIVWIYGYGFPPHHGGPMWYAENEAVLRQAQDDNAPKGGAIATQSDTKELTHA